Genomic DNA from Gilliamella sp. ESL0441:
CAACAAACATAACCATGCCCTTGATGATGATACCTGTCATAAAGTAAAACAATCCATCATTGTTGCACTTGAAGCAATGAATTAATCAATTAAATTAAAGATAAAACCTATGCAATTTTTTACTATTTTGTTTCCTATTTTTTGCATTTTCGTGGTGGGATTTATTGCACAGAAAATCTTACATTTTGATGTGGCAAATCTGTCCAAAATGTCACTGTATGTGCTTTCACCCTTTTTGGCATTTAAAACATTTTATACGCATACCTTAACAACAGAATACTTATTCTATATTTGCTATATTTTTGGTCTCTGTGTTGTTTTGGTGATCATTATTTCACTCTGGTCTTTTTTGATGAAATATTCCAGCAAAGAACGTTGTGCAATGATTTTAAGTGCTTGTTTTATGAACAATGGCAATTATGGCACACCGGTACTACTTGTCTTTTTTGGGGCAGTTGGTTTTAATTTGGGCGTAATTATGATGGTGCTACAACAATTTGTCATGAGTACCATAGGTATCTATTATGCTGCAAAAGGAAGTGCTCGTGATGATATTGTTACGCAAAAAGATGTCATTAACAAAGTTATTCGCATGCCTGTGGCGTATGGAGCTTTTTTAGGTATCCTTTTTCAACTTTGTAACATTCCTTTGTCCAAATCGATTATGACGTCAATTGGGATGATTGGTGACTCATCTATAGTGGTGATTATGATAATATTAGGTATGCAATTAGCGAAAATAAAAATCACTCAACTGGATTATCCAAAATTATCTTTTGCACTCCTTACAAGGATGATTCTATCGCCAATTGTTGCTTGTGCCATGGTCTACTTCATGCCTATTGCGCCAGTATATAAGCAAGTGCTAATCGTACTAGCGGCGATGCCAAGTGCAGCAAACACGACGTTAATGTCGGTACAATTTGATACGCACCCAGAACTCGTATCAAGTGCCACTTTTTTCAGCACTTTAATCAGTTTAATTACCCTACCTATTGTTCTATCTTTGGTTGGAGCACCTATCCCATATTGATCCATGATCTCTCGATCTGAGAGATCTTATCTTTCACCATCAAAAACCATTTTTTTGATAAACGTTATCTGGATTCGGCCCTACGCGTAGATTTTGGTTAAGTCCATTAATCGCTTGTGTTTCATCTGGAGTGAGTTCGAAATCAAAAATATTGGC
This window encodes:
- a CDS encoding AEC family transporter, coding for MQFFTILFPIFCIFVVGFIAQKILHFDVANLSKMSLYVLSPFLAFKTFYTHTLTTEYLFYICYIFGLCVVLVIIISLWSFLMKYSSKERCAMILSACFMNNGNYGTPVLLVFFGAVGFNLGVIMMVLQQFVMSTIGIYYAAKGSARDDIVTQKDVINKVIRMPVAYGAFLGILFQLCNIPLSKSIMTSIGMIGDSSIVVIMIILGMQLAKIKITQLDYPKLSFALLTRMILSPIVACAMVYFMPIAPVYKQVLIVLAAMPSAANTTLMSVQFDTHPELVSSATFFSTLISLITLPIVLSLVGAPIPY